The Bradyrhizobium oligotrophicum S58 genome contains the following window.
GGGGAGTTCGACAATGAGGCTGGCGTCACGCAGCTGCGCGAAGACCTCGTCCGGCAATTGCCGCAAGGGCGGGAACGCGTGCGTCCAGTCTTGCTTCGGCGACATCACGGAATCCGGCTGTGGCAGGCCTCGGCATTCCTGCCGCGGACACCGGTATCCTGATCGCTGTCATCGCCGCTTGAGCTACATCAACATTGAAGCGGAGCGATTGCGTGCGCCCGTCGTTGCGCGTCCTCAGAGGAGGTCGGCGATCGAATGGCCCTGCAGCTCGATGCTGAGCCCCTGCATGCCGAGATCGGTGATCTCGCCGCCCATCGCCTTCAGGCTTTCCTCGCGGATCAGCGACATCAGCCCGCGCCGTAGCGCCAGGAATTCAGACGACATCATCATGGCCTGCTGGCGCGGCCGTTCCAGCGGAATCTTGATCTCGGCCTTGATCGAGCCGGGGCGGGCCGTCATGCAGTAGACCCGGTCGGACAGGAAGATCGCCTCGTCGATGTCGTGGGTGACGAACAGCACCGAGATCTTCAGCCGTTGCCACATGTTGGTGAGGATCTGCTGCATGATGATCCGGGTCTGGGCGTCGAGCGCGCCGAACGGCTCGTCGAGCAGCAGCACCTTGGGACCGGTGGCGAGCGCACGCACGATGCCGACGCGCTGTTTCATGCCGCCGGAGAGACGCTCGGGATAATGGTTCTCGAATGCCTCGAGGCCGGCGAGCCCGAGCAACGTGCGCGCCGCGCGTGCGCGCTCGAACTTCGGCATGCCGCGCATCTTCAGCCCAAACT
Protein-coding sequences here:
- a CDS encoding ABC transporter ATP-binding protein; translation: MSQAAANMRQGHIEVRNFALSYETIDGAVEAVTDTQIHVEPGEFVSIIGPSGCGKSTLLNAVAGFLEPTSGVVTVDGNAVTGPSAERGMVFQQYSLFPWKTVRENVEFGLKMRGMPKFERARAARTLLGLAGLEAFENHYPERLSGGMKQRVGIVRALATGPKVLLLDEPFGALDAQTRIIMQQILTNMWQRLKISVLFVTHDIDEAIFLSDRVYCMTARPGSIKAEIKIPLERPRQQAMMMSSEFLALRRGLMSLIREESLKAMGGEITDLGMQGLSIELQGHSIADLL